One genomic window of Acidobacteriota bacterium includes the following:
- a CDS encoding prepilin-type N-terminal cleavage/methylation domain-containing protein yields MFGRQAITARSHHGFTLMELTVVLGVIVTLALVLMPSIGNFINDSRSARARSDCQTIASAIVQFYRDNGFFPSWKLAQKGDPGLPQNRVQLLVSPGNVALEDQPSLWTTGVAGLLSEQLMTDVPGYSRRAPTSQFGWNGPYLSSGISADPWGNRYIVNIDLIDTSATGNGGGVKAAVWVLSAGHNGIIETPFGQSILSAALVNDDIGVRLQ; encoded by the coding sequence ATGTTCGGCCGACAAGCAATCACCGCTAGAAGCCATCACGGCTTCACACTGATGGAGCTGACGGTGGTGCTCGGGGTGATCGTGACGCTCGCCCTGGTGCTCATGCCTTCCATCGGCAACTTCATCAACGACTCGCGGTCGGCCCGGGCTCGAAGCGATTGCCAGACCATCGCGAGTGCCATCGTCCAGTTCTACCGGGACAACGGATTTTTCCCGTCCTGGAAGCTGGCTCAGAAAGGCGACCCCGGGCTTCCGCAGAATCGCGTGCAGCTCCTCGTCAGTCCCGGCAACGTCGCGCTAGAGGACCAGCCAAGCCTGTGGACGACAGGAGTCGCCGGCTTGCTGTCAGAGCAGTTGATGACCGACGTCCCCGGTTATAGCCGGAGGGCCCCGACGTCCCAGTTCGGATGGAACGGACCCTACTTGTCGTCGGGAATCAGCGCGGATCCGTGGGGCAACCGGTACATCGTCAACATCGACTTGATCGATACGTCGGCGACGGGCAATGGCGGTGGGGTGAAGGCCGCCGTGTGGGTCCTGTCGGCTGGTCACAACGGCATCATCGAGACGCCATTTGGGCAGTCCATCCTGAGTGCCGCCCTTGTCAACGACGACATCGGCGTCCGGCTCCAGTAA
- a CDS encoding inositol-3-phosphate synthase, producing the protein MLVGLGAVSTTFIAGVQAVRKGIAKPIGSMTQMGTIRLGKRTEGRTPLVKDFVPLADLNDIVFGGWDIFEDNCYEAAKTAGVLEDKLLDQIRPELEAIKPWKAVFDRQYVKRLDGPNVKKGKNKRDLAEQLREDIRAFKQTNKLDRLVMIWCGSTEIFMTESPAHQSIEAFEKALEANDPTIPSSMIYAYAALMEGVPYANGAPNLSVDVPALMDLAQRNRVPVVGKDFKTGQTLLKTVIAPGLKARLLGVKGWYSTNILGNRDGEVLDDPESFKTKEESKKSVLDYILQPDLYPELYKDICHVVRINYYPPRGDNKEGWDNIDLFGWLGYEMQLKINFLCRDSILAAPIVLDLVLFLDLAGRVGWSGIQEWLSFYFKSPMHARGLYPEHDLFIQSMKLKNTLRYLKGEDLITHLGAEYYD; encoded by the coding sequence ATGCTCGTCGGCCTTGGCGCCGTCAGCACGACGTTCATCGCGGGGGTCCAGGCCGTCCGCAAGGGGATCGCCAAACCCATCGGGTCCATGACGCAGATGGGGACCATCAGGCTTGGCAAACGAACTGAGGGCCGGACGCCGCTTGTCAAGGATTTCGTGCCGCTCGCCGATCTCAATGACATCGTGTTCGGCGGTTGGGACATCTTCGAGGACAACTGTTACGAGGCCGCGAAGACCGCCGGCGTGCTCGAGGACAAACTGCTCGACCAGATCAGGCCGGAACTCGAGGCCATCAAGCCGTGGAAGGCCGTCTTCGATCGCCAGTATGTCAAGCGGCTGGACGGCCCGAACGTCAAGAAGGGCAAGAACAAGCGCGACCTGGCCGAGCAACTGCGCGAGGACATCCGCGCCTTCAAGCAGACCAATAAACTCGATCGGCTCGTGATGATCTGGTGCGGCAGCACCGAGATCTTCATGACGGAGTCGCCGGCGCATCAGTCGATCGAGGCCTTCGAGAAAGCCCTCGAAGCCAATGATCCGACGATTCCCTCATCGATGATCTACGCGTACGCCGCACTGATGGAAGGCGTGCCGTACGCGAACGGCGCACCGAACCTGAGCGTGGACGTGCCGGCGCTGATGGACCTGGCGCAACGCAACCGGGTACCCGTTGTCGGCAAGGACTTCAAGACAGGGCAGACGCTCCTCAAGACGGTCATCGCGCCGGGGTTGAAGGCGCGCCTGCTCGGCGTGAAGGGCTGGTATTCCACCAACATCCTCGGCAACCGCGATGGCGAGGTGCTCGACGATCCCGAGTCGTTCAAAACGAAGGAAGAGAGCAAGAAGTCGGTCCTCGACTACATCCTCCAGCCTGATCTCTACCCCGAGCTCTACAAGGACATCTGCCACGTCGTCCGGATCAACTACTACCCGCCGCGCGGCGACAACAAGGAAGGCTGGGACAACATCGATCTGTTCGGCTGGCTCGGGTACGAGATGCAGCTGAAGATCAACTTTCTCTGCCGGGACAGCATCCTGGCGGCGCCGATTGTGCTCGATCTCGTGCTCTTCCTCGACCTGGCGGGACGAGTCGGCTGGAGCGGCATCCAGGAATGGCTGTCGTTCTATTTCAAGAGCCCGATGCACGCGCGAGGTCTCTACCCGGAGCACGACTTGTTCATCCAGTCGATGAAACTGAAGAACACGTTGCGGTACCTGAAGGGTGAGGATCTGATCACGCACCTGGGAGCCGAGTACTACGATTAG
- a CDS encoding tetratricopeptide repeat protein, producing the protein MAPALRIAIGVVLVMVTAALVWQVAADNRLVPAGPMSFLFGPRQTAARRAVTPPNQRPVTSPANPTKPPAEPQQAAGCGAPAPSKPAPPAAAPALLVTTSRTPPSPAESPATTAPGITRNAAGSSTAANAHYNLALVLEESGEISRAIDHYEQFLSFGGADTATLATDVRNRIQLLRSKLLK; encoded by the coding sequence ATGGCACCTGCGCTTCGTATCGCGATCGGCGTGGTGCTGGTCATGGTGACCGCAGCGCTGGTGTGGCAGGTGGCGGCGGACAACCGTCTCGTGCCGGCCGGTCCCATGTCTTTTCTGTTCGGCCCTCGGCAGACGGCAGCGCGCCGCGCCGTCACACCACCCAACCAGCGTCCCGTGACGTCGCCTGCTAACCCAACCAAGCCTCCCGCCGAGCCGCAGCAGGCCGCCGGATGTGGAGCTCCCGCGCCGTCGAAACCCGCGCCTCCCGCAGCCGCACCGGCGCTCCTGGTCACGACGTCGCGCACACCACCATCACCAGCGGAATCTCCAGCGACCACGGCGCCTGGCATCACGCGAAACGCCGCAGGGTCGTCGACAGCCGCCAACGCCCACTACAACCTCGCGCTCGTGCTCGAAGAGAGCGGCGAAATCTCCCGCGCCATCGATCACTACGAACAGTTCCTCTCGTTCGGTGGCGCCGACACCGCCACGCTTGCCACCGACGTGCGCAACCGCATCCAACTGCTCCGCTCGAAGCTGCTCAAGTAG
- a CDS encoding sigma-54 dependent transcriptional regulator produces MFHVLVIDDDEQMQFFLNEALHRQGYAVTLKTTAEEGLQALKADSADLILLDIRLPGMSGLEAVEEILKIDPRVPIIIMTAHGTRDDAIDAIRRGAYDYFTKPFRLEEMEIVIRRALEKRKLHFEIERLREELATLPGHGWATAASRAMNEVMHLIDRAAPTDSTVLILGESGVGKELVAEAIHERSLRKHRPFVRLNCAAIPETLLESELFGYERGAFTGAQARKPGKFELSDGGTLLLDEIADMTLATQAKILRVLQSRQVERVGGTSTIKVDVRIIASTNKDLLRNVRAGTFRDDLYFRLNVITINVPPLRERREEIPGLVDHFLAEANQRLGRTIRRASSDAMAALMAYDWPGNIRELKNAIERAAVVTDGEVVTLTSLPQPIRPAGVGLVAGVASQQWESPGIVSLDEKIAQLERAFVIEALSRTGGVQAQAARLLGITERSMWHLVKKHKIEVEKIKERAQA; encoded by the coding sequence ATGTTCCATGTCCTAGTCATCGATGACGACGAGCAGATGCAGTTCTTCCTCAACGAGGCGTTGCACCGGCAGGGCTACGCCGTGACGTTGAAGACAACCGCTGAAGAGGGACTCCAGGCGCTCAAGGCCGACTCGGCCGACCTGATCCTGCTGGACATCCGCCTGCCAGGCATGAGCGGACTCGAGGCGGTCGAGGAGATCCTGAAGATCGATCCCCGGGTGCCGATCATCATCATGACCGCCCACGGCACGCGCGATGACGCGATCGACGCGATCCGGCGCGGCGCGTACGACTACTTCACGAAACCCTTCCGCCTCGAGGAGATGGAAATCGTCATCCGACGCGCCCTCGAGAAACGGAAACTGCACTTCGAGATCGAACGGTTGCGCGAGGAACTGGCGACCCTGCCGGGACACGGCTGGGCCACGGCCGCCTCGCGGGCGATGAACGAAGTGATGCACCTGATCGACCGGGCCGCCCCGACCGACTCGACGGTGCTCATCCTCGGCGAGAGCGGCGTCGGCAAGGAACTGGTGGCCGAAGCGATCCACGAACGGTCGTTGCGGAAACACCGGCCGTTCGTGCGTCTCAACTGCGCGGCCATTCCCGAGACGCTCCTCGAATCCGAGTTGTTCGGGTACGAGCGCGGCGCGTTTACCGGCGCGCAGGCCCGCAAACCCGGTAAGTTCGAACTGTCCGACGGCGGCACGCTGCTGCTCGACGAGATCGCCGACATGACGCTGGCGACACAGGCCAAGATCCTCCGCGTGCTCCAGAGCCGCCAGGTGGAACGCGTCGGCGGCACATCGACGATCAAGGTGGATGTCCGCATCATTGCCTCCACCAACAAGGACCTGTTGCGGAACGTCCGCGCGGGTACGTTCCGCGACGACCTGTACTTCCGGCTGAACGTCATCACGATCAACGTGCCGCCGCTCCGCGAACGCCGCGAGGAGATTCCGGGACTGGTCGACCACTTCCTGGCCGAAGCCAACCAGCGACTCGGTCGGACCATCAGGCGGGCGTCGTCGGACGCGATGGCGGCGTTGATGGCGTACGACTGGCCGGGCAACATCCGCGAGCTGAAGAACGCCATCGAGCGCGCTGCGGTCGTCACCGACGGTGAGGTCGTCACGCTGACCAGCCTGCCTCAACCGATTCGCCCTGCCGGCGTCGGCCTGGTGGCCGGCGTGGCATCACAGCAGTGGGAGTCGCCGGGCATCGTGTCGCTCGACGAGAAGATCGCGCAGCTCGAGCGCGCGTTTGTCATCGAGGCGCTCTCACGCACGGGCGGCGTGCAGGCGCAGGCCGCCCGCCTGCTGGGCATCACCGAGCGCAGCATGTGGCACCTCGTGAAGAAGCACAAAATCGAGGTCGAGAAAATCAAGGAGCGGGCCCAGGCCTGA